Part of the Nitrospirota bacterium genome, ATGAGATGCGGATACTGGACCTGTATTTGTTTGCTGTCGCCGGTGATATTCCTTGTAGTAACAGCAAGCGCGGAGCCCTTTTCGATTTTAACAGCGCCGCCTTCAACGGCCCCGATTCTTATCTTCAACCCTTTTAAATCCTGAAGTATCGTAACAGGGGATTTGTGCCGGCGCGCGCCTGCCTTAATGAGCTCAACCGCTTTTTTATGCGTCTCATAAGTCCCGTGCGAGAAATTGAGTCGCGCCACATTCATCCCTGATGCGATCATTTGATGAATAACTTGACTTGAACTGCTCGCCGGACCTATTGTGCAGACTATCTTTGCCTTGCGCATATTATTGCTCCTCTAAGAACAATCCGCAGATTACACAGAGATTAAAAAGAAGTTGAGAGGATAAGAAGATAGGAAGCTGAGAAAAAGCAACTATTCTTCCTCATCTTCTTAATTTCCCAACTTCTCATCTTCTATTCTTCTCCATGTCCTCTGTGGTTGTTTTTCGAAATTCCCCTCAATCGGTCCACTCTGGGATCTTGCCCCTCAAACATGCTGTATGCCTCTGCCAGTTTTCGCCTTTATTTTTGAAATCGGAGCGGAAGTGCGCGCCGACGCTTCCTTTTCTTAGAAGGGCCGAATCGGTAATTAGATTTGCTACGGTCAAAATGTTTTTCAGTTCAAATCCACGCCTGTCATTAAATTGCGTGTCCATGAGAGAATGCTTCTTATCAAGCCATTTTCTTGCAATGGAAAGCGATTCGTTACACCTGATGATCCCAACCTTGTTCCACATGATCTGCCTGATGGTGCTCCTTGTTTTTTCGATATCAATGGATGACAATGGCCGCGCCTCTTCATTAAACCCTTCATGCCCGACCTCGGCGGCGGCTGTATCAGTTTTTTCTTCCCCGACATACCTGATGGCCCTTTTCCCGGTCCTCGCACCGTACACAAGTCCCTCAAGCAGGCTGTTTGATGCGAGGCGGTTTGCCCCGTGAACTCCGGTGCAGGCGACCTCTCCCGCGGCAAAAAGCCCCTTGATGCTTGTTTCGCCTTCCGTATCGGTCTTGACGCCGCCCATGATGTAATGCGCAGCCGGGGACACGGGTATCATGTCCTCGGTAATATCAATGTCATACTGAAGGCACGTGGCGTAAATCAGGGGGAACCGGTTTTCCACAAAATCCTTCTCAAGATGCGTGAGGTCGAGATAAACGTGCCTTGAATTTGTCTTGACCATTTCAGAGACGATGGCCCTTGTCACCACATCCCTCGGGGCCAGTTCCGCCTTCTCATGATATTCGGGCATGAACCTTTTGCCGTGTATATTTTTTAATACCGCTCCTTCGCCCCTCATGGCCTCGCTTAGAAGGAACTGAGGTGCCGCAGGTGAATAAAGCGTGGTCGGATGGAATTGAATAAATTCCATATCGGAGATCAAAGCGCCAGCCCTGTAGGCTATCGCAATGCCGTCGCCTGTTGCGATCGTCGGATTTGTCGTCCTTGAAAAGACCTGGCCCGCGCCGCCCGTGGCGAGAATCACTGCCTTTGCGAAAATATTTATAAGCGCGTGGCCTCTCAGCACGGCAGCTCCGACACACCTGTTGCCTTCAATAATTAGATCGAGAGTAAACGCGTAGTCATATCTTGAGACGGAGCTGAAAGAACGGGCCTTGTTAATGAGTACGCGCTCGATCTCCTTGCCTGTTGCGTCACCATGGGAATGGAGGATCCTCCGCCTTGAGTGCGCGGCCTCCATTGTAAAAGCGAGTTTGCTCCCCTCTTTATCGAATTCAGCCCCCCACGATATAAGTTCAAGGATGAGGCCAGGGCCTTCCTCAACCAGGATCCTTACCGCATTCTCCCCGCAAAGCCCGTCGCCCGCTTTTATTGTGTCTTCATAGTGGATGCCGACTTCATCTTCATCGCTGAGGGCGACTGCGACTCCTCCCTGCGCATAGCCTGTGCTGCTTTCAGTTACTTTGTCTTTGGTGAGGACGATCACGCTTCCTCTTGGGGCAAGTTCTATAGCGGCCCTGAGACCTGCAACACCGCCGCCGATTACAAGGAAATCCACCGTTTTTACGGAAGGCTTCATGATGGAAAGAATATAAAGCATTTATGAGGTGAAGTCAAATAAGCAAACAGCATTTCAAATAACATGAAGTTGCTTGACAGTTTTGTGGTAAAATTCTTTTATGGTTGAAAAAGGGGATCCCTGCCGGAAGGTTTTAAACACTATTAAAAATTTCGATAAAGAGCTGGCGCGCCTGCGCTTTTCAGAGATCACCCCGAGTGCATTAAGTTTTATCCAGCGACGGCTTGGAATTGAACACGCCTCGGTCGCCCTCCTTCAGGAAGAAAAAAACGGCTTTTTGATCTATGACGCTGTAACCGGGACCAAGACGCTGGGGTCCGGAGAATTTCTGCGTTTTACAGATACCCCGATCACTGAAGCGGTCAAGCTTGCAAAACCGTTTTACTGCCCTGACATTAAAAAGCAGGACAGCAAATATGAGGTTGACAGGATACTTCTTCAGGCCGGCTTCAGGTCCTATTTCCTTGTCCCGCTCATTGTCAATGATAAATGCGCAGGCACTCTGAATACAGCATCTAAAAAAGTAAACGGTTTTTCTGATAGTAAACGCCAGGTCCTTCAGTTTCTCGCGCCCCGCCTTGCCCAGGCGATCCAGACCGCCTTATATATTGAGGAACTTGAGAAGAATAAGAATGCCCTGAAAGACTCCTTGTCCCAATGGCAGGCGACCTTTGACACCGTCACCGACAGCATTTGCCTGCTGGACAAAGAGCAGAAGATACAGCGCTGCAATAAGGCCATGCTGAATTTCCTGAATAAGAGCGAGGCAGAAGTAACAGGGCGGCCCTGCTGGGAGATCGTTCACGGCGTATCAAAACCGATACCTGAGTGTCCCTGCCTGCGGAAAACACGGCAGAGAGAATCTCTGGAGTTGAATGCCGGGGAGCGATGGCTTGAAATTACGGTTGACCCAATACTGGACAAATCCGGTTCCTTCACAGGGGCAGTTCATATTATCAGGGACATCACTAAACGCAAACGGGCGGAGGAGGCGCTGCTGGAAAGTGAGCAGCGATATAGAAAGCTCATCAGTTCAGTGACTGATTATATTTATACTGTAGAGGTCAAAGACGGCAGGCCCGTTTCGACAAGACACGGGTCTGCCTGCGTTGCCGTGACCGGCTATACATCGGAAGAATATGAATCCGATCCCTATCTCTGGTTCAGGATGGTGTATGAGGAAGACAGGGAACAAGTGATAAGGCAGGCGGAGAGAGTGCTTTCCGGCGAAGACATACAGCCTCTGGAACACAGGATCGTCCATAAAAACGGCCAGGTCAAATGGGTGAGAAATACGCCCGTGCCGCTCTATGACCAGGAGGGAAGGCTTGTTGCATATGACGGCCTTATTGTAGACATCACGGAACGCAAGAAGGCGGAAGAAGCGCTGCAGGCAAGTGAGAGAAAATTCCATTCCCTTTATAATTCCATGACCGAACTCATGGTGCTCCACGAGATAGTGTTTGACAGTTCAGGCAATGCCGTGGATTACCGCTTGCTGGACTGTAATCCGTCTTTCACGAAGATCACCGGGATCACACGGGAGAAGGCCGTCGGCGCTCTCGCATCACAACTTTACGGTTCAGGAGAAGCCCCTTACCTCGACATCTATGCGCATGTTGCTGAGACAGGCGAACCAGTGCATTTTGAGACCTATTTTCCCCCGATGAAAAAGCACTTCACGATCTCTGTTTTCTCCCCGGCTAAGGGATATTTCGCCACGGTTGCCAGCGATACCACCGAACGCAAGGAGGCCGAAGCAGAGAAGCTGAAACTGCAGGAGCAATTGATCCAGGCGCAAAAGATGGAAGCGATCGGAATGCTTGCGGGAGGGGTCGCCCATGACTTCAATAATATTCTTACGGCAATTATCGGTTACGGAAATCTTGTAAAAATGAAACTGGCAAAAGACGACCCGCTCAAAGTGAACCTGGACCACATCCTCGCTTCATCTGAGAGGGGCGCAAATCTGACGCAGAGCCTTCTCGCCTTCAGCCGGAAACAGCTCATCAGCCCGGCGCCCGTTGATCTGAACCAGGCCATGAGGAACATGCAGAAGCTTTTGGGCAGGCTGATCGGTGAAGATATTGAACTGAAATTGGTCCTTGACGAAAGGCCTTTGACAATACTTGCGGACAGCGGGCAGATAGAGCAGATATTGATGAACCTCGCTACCAATGCGAAAGACGCGATGCCGGACGGGGGCTCGCTGATCATAAAAACGGAGATGACGGTTATTGACGAGCAATTCATGAAAGAGCACGGGTTCGGTATCGAGGGGCCATACGCCATGCTATCAGTAACGGACAGCGGCACAGGGATGACGGAAAAGACCAGAGAGAGGATCTTTGAGCCTTTCTTTACGACAAAAGAAGTGGGCCGGGGCACAGGGCTTGGGCTGGCAATGGTGTACGGCGCAATAAAACAGAATAACGGTTATATCACCGCAGACAGCGAACTGGGGAAAGGCACGACGTTCAGGATTTACCTGCCGTTAATCAAAGCGGCCGGGAACGAGGAAAAAACCGCCGAACCTCTTGCCTTAATAAAAGGGGGCGCTGAAACCATACTGATGGCGGAGGATGATGAATCATTAAGAAAGCTTGTTAGCTCAGTGCTTCAGGAATTCGGTTATAGCGTTATAGAGGCGAAAGACGGCGCTGACGCAATAGAGAAATTCAAGGAACACAAAGAAGATATTAAACTTGCGGTCCTTGATGTAATAATGCCTAAAAAAAACGGAAGGGAAGTCTACGGAGAAATCAAAAAAATAAATCCCGGCATAAAGGCATTGTTCATCAGCGGCTATACCGCTGACTTGATGCATGTAAAAGGGATAATTGATCTAAATCTGAATTTCCTCGCAAAACCTGTTTTGCCAAGCGAGCTATTAAAAAAGATCCGGGAGATTCTCGATGAAGCTGCAAAAAATTAATTCTAAAACCATTTTTTTTGTTATATAATTTTCAATAGAAAAGATGTCCTTCTAATTTATAGAAAGGAGCAGAAGATGAAAACTTATGTATGCCGGGTTTGCAGTCACATTGCCTTTGATCAGGCGCCTGTTGATTGTCCTGTCTGCCGGATGCCGATAGAGAATTTTGAAAACGACCCCGACGCGGTCAAAAAACCGTCAGACCCCGAAAATCTCACTGAAGAAGACAGGAAACATCTTCCCGTGATACAAGTCAACAGGGAGTGCAGCTTGAACCCAGGCTCAGGATGCACGGACGTAAATATCAAGGTAGGCGAGATTGAACATGAAATGACCTCGGAACACCTTGTCAACTTTATAGATATATATTTAGATAAAAAATTCTTAATGAGGACGATGCTGACCCATCGCAGGGTCCATCCGGCAACGGCCCTGTGCTTAGCTGTAAATTCCGGGACACTTACGGTAATTGGAAATTGCACGATGCACGGAAGCTGGATGAAGAGGGTCAACCTTTCCTTACCCTTTACTGCCTAACCACTCCATGGGATCAACAGGCCTCCCTTTGTATCTGATCTCAAAGTATAGCGTGGGCGTGTTGAAGAGCTTGGATCTGTTTACCTTCCCTATATCCATTCCTTTAATAAGGATGTCGCCTGTCACAAGCTGGGTCTCGGCAAGATTTCCGTAAACACTGTTATAGCCATTACCGTGGTCAATGACCAATAACATGCCGAACCCCTCAAACTTGTCGGCGTATATCACCCTTCCCCCCGCTATTGCCTTGGGCGTATCTCCGGATTTTGCCTCGATCTCTATGCCGTTTTTGACGACAGGCTTATTGAATACAGGGTCCTCATATTTCCCGTACGGCACTAACACCTTGCCGTCAACAGGCCAGGGGAGGGTTTTCTTTAAAGAGCTGAACCCGGCGCCGAGAACTACCTGCGGGATATCTTTTGTCTTCAGTCCCGAGATCATGTCCTGGAGTTTCCTGGAAGACTCTTCGAGCTCTTTGACATTGTTTTCAGATGAAATCCGTTTGCCTCTTACCGAGGCAAGCATCTCGTCTTTCTTTTTCCGCTCCGCCTGCAATTCTTTTTCTTTACCCCGCGCATATTCCTTATCAGCATTCAGGTTTTCATGCAGGGCTTCAAGTTCCTTCTTTTTCAGGCTTATCTCCTGCAATTCCTTACTGTACTTATTCAATATCTTGCTGTCATGGTAAGCAACGAGGCTGAGATACCTGCTCCTCTTGATCAGGTCCTGGTAGTCCTCCGCGGATATGAGTGCAAGCGCGTTGCCGCCGTACTGCTGCTTATATAAAGCGTTTATGTGGTCTTCGAGGTATTGCTTCCTGTTTCCCAATTTGTTTTTAAGCATGTCTATTTCTTCCGAGAGATTATTGATCTCCGATTGTGTCTGCGATATGCGCCTTTCGTAAAGCCTCAGTTCCCCTTCCTTTTTTTTGATGCCGTTGTTGATTTCCTCGATTTTTGAAAGGATGGACCCTTCC contains:
- a CDS encoding PAS domain S-box protein; the encoded protein is MVEKGDPCRKVLNTIKNFDKELARLRFSEITPSALSFIQRRLGIEHASVALLQEEKNGFLIYDAVTGTKTLGSGEFLRFTDTPITEAVKLAKPFYCPDIKKQDSKYEVDRILLQAGFRSYFLVPLIVNDKCAGTLNTASKKVNGFSDSKRQVLQFLAPRLAQAIQTALYIEELEKNKNALKDSLSQWQATFDTVTDSICLLDKEQKIQRCNKAMLNFLNKSEAEVTGRPCWEIVHGVSKPIPECPCLRKTRQRESLELNAGERWLEITVDPILDKSGSFTGAVHIIRDITKRKRAEEALLESEQRYRKLISSVTDYIYTVEVKDGRPVSTRHGSACVAVTGYTSEEYESDPYLWFRMVYEEDREQVIRQAERVLSGEDIQPLEHRIVHKNGQVKWVRNTPVPLYDQEGRLVAYDGLIVDITERKKAEEALQASERKFHSLYNSMTELMVLHEIVFDSSGNAVDYRLLDCNPSFTKITGITREKAVGALASQLYGSGEAPYLDIYAHVAETGEPVHFETYFPPMKKHFTISVFSPAKGYFATVASDTTERKEAEAEKLKLQEQLIQAQKMEAIGMLAGGVAHDFNNILTAIIGYGNLVKMKLAKDDPLKVNLDHILASSERGANLTQSLLAFSRKQLISPAPVDLNQAMRNMQKLLGRLIGEDIELKLVLDERPLTILADSGQIEQILMNLATNAKDAMPDGGSLIIKTEMTVIDEQFMKEHGFGIEGPYAMLSVTDSGTGMTEKTRERIFEPFFTTKEVGRGTGLGLAMVYGAIKQNNGYITADSELGKGTTFRIYLPLIKAAGNEEKTAEPLALIKGGAETILMAEDDESLRKLVSSVLQEFGYSVIEAKDGADAIEKFKEHKEDIKLAVLDVIMPKKNGREVYGEIKKINPGIKALFISGYTADLMHVKGIIDLNLNFLAKPVLPSELLKKIREILDEAAKN
- a CDS encoding peptidoglycan DD-metalloendopeptidase family protein; the protein is MRAKGKKRKAEGKGQRINPVLCALCSILIFSLCPLPSASIHAANPINKLSEIQQKLIDELGKVKDAEKREGSILSKIEEINNGIKKKEGELRLYERRISQTQSEINNLSEEIDMLKNKLGNRKQYLEDHINALYKQQYGGNALALISAEDYQDLIKRSRYLSLVAYHDSKILNKYSKELQEISLKKKELEALHENLNADKEYARGKEKELQAERKKKDEMLASVRGKRISSENNVKELEESSRKLQDMISGLKTKDIPQVVLGAGFSSLKKTLPWPVDGKVLVPYGKYEDPVFNKPVVKNGIEIEAKSGDTPKAIAGGRVIYADKFEGFGMLLVIDHGNGYNSVYGNLAETQLVTGDILIKGMDIGKVNRSKLFNTPTLYFEIRYKGRPVDPMEWLGSKG
- the nadB gene encoding L-aspartate oxidase produces the protein MKPSVKTVDFLVIGGGVAGLRAAIELAPRGSVIVLTKDKVTESSTGYAQGGVAVALSDEDEVGIHYEDTIKAGDGLCGENAVRILVEEGPGLILELISWGAEFDKEGSKLAFTMEAAHSRRRILHSHGDATGKEIERVLINKARSFSSVSRYDYAFTLDLIIEGNRCVGAAVLRGHALINIFAKAVILATGGAGQVFSRTTNPTIATGDGIAIAYRAGALISDMEFIQFHPTTLYSPAAPQFLLSEAMRGEGAVLKNIHGKRFMPEYHEKAELAPRDVVTRAIVSEMVKTNSRHVYLDLTHLEKDFVENRFPLIYATCLQYDIDITEDMIPVSPAAHYIMGGVKTDTEGETSIKGLFAAGEVACTGVHGANRLASNSLLEGLVYGARTGKRAIRYVGEEKTDTAAAEVGHEGFNEEARPLSSIDIEKTRSTIRQIMWNKVGIIRCNESLSIARKWLDKKHSLMDTQFNDRRGFELKNILTVANLITDSALLRKGSVGAHFRSDFKNKGENWQRHTACLRGKIPEWTD